A DNA window from Aureibacter tunicatorum contains the following coding sequences:
- a CDS encoding VOC family protein, which produces MTTINPYLTFNGNCEEAFGFYKSVFGGDFSFLGRFKDMPENPDYPLEDAQKELIMHISLPISDETILMGSDTLAAFGQPFEKGNNYSISVNIDDAEVAKKVFDKLSDGGKVKMPFDKTFWNAWFGSFEDKFGIHWMVNSQIKEEL; this is translated from the coding sequence ATGACTACAATTAACCCCTATCTAACATTTAACGGCAATTGCGAAGAGGCTTTTGGCTTTTACAAATCTGTTTTTGGAGGCGATTTTTCTTTTTTGGGCAGATTCAAGGATATGCCTGAAAATCCCGATTATCCACTGGAAGATGCTCAAAAGGAATTGATCATGCATATTTCTTTGCCAATCAGCGATGAAACGATTCTTATGGGTAGTGATACATTAGCTGCATTTGGTCAACCATTTGAGAAAGGGAATAATTATTCAATCTCAGTGAATATTGACGACGCTGAAGTAGCTAAAAAGGTGTTTGATAAATTGTCGGATGGAGGAAAAGTCAAAATGCCATTTGATAAGACATTTTGGAATGCTTGGTTTGGTTCGTTCGAGGACAAATTCGGCATTCACTGGATGGTTAACTCTCAGATCAAAGAGGAGTTATAA
- a CDS encoding TolC family protein yields MKIILKNICLVLMGLIWVVDSAMAQESDSEDPQLEVSVMDFDTFMKFVSEHHPLSKSAELRLKESELLEQKAKGGFDPKLYAESSEKRFDDKRYYQHSSAGVKIPTWLGLELQAGVDQSVGEYINPESKTPDGGLYYAGLSMNLLRGLTLDKRRLERKKAQQYETYNEEERKIRLNKLYQEAGNSYWNWFVAYNILDTYHKSLELSTERFEQIKRNSELGDKPALDTLIAKIQVQEQEMALKDAEIKYYKATQELGTYMWFNGSIPLALSDNVTPEALEKVLLEAPKLIEDVNVDSLLENHPIIKQNQTKIDMLMLEQRWSKEQLKPNLNLKYNVLSENVLSQDGSRAFSPLDNYKWGVSFEMPLFLRKERAGVKISELKIEEQNYANQSKQQELVAKVKVQLQTIQNNLDQLDLYSQTMNNYGSLLTAEQRLYSVGEGSLFLVNSRESNYIKAQVDWIKLFGKTRINVIDYEFISGTSDFIELKNEMESF; encoded by the coding sequence ATGAAGATAATATTAAAGAACATATGCTTGGTTTTGATGGGGTTGATTTGGGTTGTTGATAGTGCTATGGCACAAGAAAGCGATTCAGAAGATCCACAGCTGGAAGTTTCAGTAATGGATTTCGATACCTTTATGAAATTTGTTTCTGAGCATCATCCTTTATCTAAAAGTGCGGAATTGAGATTAAAGGAATCCGAACTCTTGGAACAAAAGGCCAAGGGTGGGTTTGATCCAAAGCTATATGCTGAGTCATCAGAAAAGCGATTTGACGATAAAAGGTACTATCAACACTCTAGCGCTGGTGTCAAGATACCTACTTGGCTGGGCTTGGAGTTACAGGCAGGAGTAGACCAGAGTGTAGGCGAATATATTAATCCGGAGAGTAAAACTCCGGATGGTGGATTGTATTATGCAGGTCTTTCAATGAATCTTCTAAGAGGCTTGACCTTGGATAAAAGAAGATTGGAGCGCAAGAAAGCTCAACAATATGAGACTTATAATGAAGAAGAACGTAAGATCAGACTTAACAAGTTGTATCAAGAAGCTGGAAATAGCTATTGGAATTGGTTTGTAGCTTATAATATTCTTGACACATACCATAAATCTTTAGAGTTGTCAACTGAGCGATTTGAGCAAATCAAAAGAAATTCAGAATTGGGTGATAAGCCTGCTTTGGATACTTTGATTGCCAAGATTCAAGTGCAAGAGCAAGAAATGGCTCTTAAGGATGCTGAGATAAAATACTACAAAGCAACTCAAGAATTGGGAACGTACATGTGGTTTAATGGAAGTATTCCTTTGGCGTTAAGCGATAATGTGACACCTGAGGCATTGGAAAAAGTATTGTTGGAAGCACCAAAATTAATAGAAGATGTAAATGTCGATTCGTTGTTGGAAAATCATCCAATTATCAAGCAAAACCAGACAAAAATAGACATGCTTATGCTTGAGCAACGATGGAGCAAAGAGCAATTGAAACCAAATCTGAATTTGAAATACAATGTGCTTAGTGAGAATGTTTTGTCTCAAGATGGTAGCAGAGCCTTTAGTCCACTGGATAATTACAAATGGGGAGTTAGTTTTGAAATGCCTTTGTTTTTGAGGAAAGAGCGTGCTGGTGTGAAGATTTCAGAATTGAAAATCGAGGAGCAGAATTACGCAAATCAATCAAAGCAGCAGGAATTGGTAGCGAAGGTGAAGGTGCAGCTTCAGACGATCCAAAATAATTTGGATCAGCTAGACTTGTATTCTCAGACTATGAATAATTATGGCTCATTGCTAACTGCGGAACAACGACTTTACAGCGTAGGAGAGGGATCATTGTTCTTGGTTAATAGTCGAGAATCTAATTATATCAAAGCACAAGTAGATTGGATCAAACTGTTTGGAAAGACTCGAATTAATGTTATTGATTACGAATTTATTTCGGGTACAAGTGATTTTATAGAGCTCAAAAATGAAATGGAAAGTTTTTAA
- a CDS encoding sulfotransferase gives MSTTNFDMPLSPLAGSRLNNLKKVIEGRHVDDKYKSKLIKSEMLSVFTEPFSTYEEAVYGKQVQKFHLDQDPVFILGHWRSGTTHLHNLMCKDPQFGYVTTYQGVFPNMLFSSQWLFKSFMNLAMPKKRATDNVKLGVNLPQEEEFGLGNTTPHSFYNFWFFPQDTMEYYQKYLMFEGLSDQEYEDWKSSYKKFVNRAMLNTKGKRFISKNPPHTSRVKQLLDIYPNAKFVYIYRNPYTVFESTSKFMWATIQGLMLQDFTKEQLESNILEIYKGMYDKYESEKTLIPDGNLIEIKFEDLEKDNIGWLKHIYQSLSLPGLDFAMPHFEAYAAQQKGYKKNAYNYQEETVRKVKEHWGFALDKWGYDVL, from the coding sequence ATGTCGACAACAAATTTTGATATGCCATTAAGCCCATTGGCGGGGAGTAGATTGAATAATTTAAAGAAAGTTATTGAGGGTAGGCATGTGGATGACAAATACAAGTCTAAGTTAATAAAATCTGAAATGCTTAGCGTATTCACAGAGCCTTTCAGCACTTATGAGGAAGCTGTTTATGGAAAGCAGGTTCAAAAGTTTCATTTAGACCAGGATCCGGTTTTTATACTTGGACACTGGAGAAGCGGAACAACACATTTGCATAATTTAATGTGCAAGGATCCTCAATTCGGATATGTAACTACCTATCAAGGAGTGTTTCCAAATATGCTCTTTTCGTCACAATGGTTATTCAAGAGCTTTATGAATTTGGCCATGCCTAAAAAGAGAGCAACTGATAATGTGAAGCTTGGAGTAAACTTGCCACAAGAGGAAGAGTTTGGTCTTGGGAATACTACGCCTCATAGTTTTTATAATTTTTGGTTTTTCCCTCAAGATACTATGGAATACTATCAAAAGTATCTGATGTTTGAAGGTTTAAGTGATCAAGAATATGAGGACTGGAAGTCAAGCTATAAGAAGTTCGTCAATAGAGCTATGCTCAATACGAAAGGCAAAAGATTTATTTCAAAAAATCCACCGCATACATCCAGAGTAAAACAATTATTGGACATTTATCCAAATGCCAAGTTTGTATATATTTATCGTAACCCCTATACGGTTTTCGAGTCGACAAGCAAATTTATGTGGGCGACTATTCAGGGGCTAATGCTTCAGGATTTCACAAAAGAACAGTTGGAATCCAATATATTAGAGATATACAAGGGGATGTATGACAAATATGAATCAGAGAAAACTTTGATTCCTGATGGAAATCTGATAGAAATAAAGTTTGAAGATTTGGAAAAAGACAATATCGGTTGGTTGAAGCATATTTACCAGTCTTTGAGTTTGCCTGGCTTGGACTTTGCCATGCCCCACTTTGAAGCATATGCGGCTCAACAAAAGGGATATAAAAAGAATGCTTACAATTATCAAGAAGAAACAGTAAGGAAGGTAAAGGAGCATTGGGGCTTCGCATTGGATAAATGGGGATATGACGTTTTGTGA
- a CDS encoding LysR family transcriptional regulator, whose protein sequence is MDFRLLRFFIAVYEEKNISKAAERCFVSQPSITNGIKQLEEMLSVNLFERHPKGVSPTSDADIFYPESIHLLAEMNRMENMFKKQNIKQSLSISIMPDLPIKLKTLLFEQIYLIYPSIDLHVHNFGKKSDLRLIIREFKHENEIFLPLWEEDYVLCMNANHPLSHIANISLEDLDGQEFIECPPCEAHQQTIGLLSNANKKLKITGSSDNKSEVLSLVASGWGISFLPELLVSNIQNVISKKVKGPRMFRSIGLSYSNESLKNSAVRKIIELISK, encoded by the coding sequence ATGGATTTTAGATTATTACGATTTTTTATTGCGGTGTATGAAGAAAAAAACATTTCCAAAGCTGCGGAGAGATGTTTTGTATCTCAACCTTCCATAACCAATGGCATCAAACAGCTTGAAGAAATGCTTTCCGTAAACTTATTCGAAAGACACCCAAAAGGCGTAAGTCCTACTTCAGATGCGGATATATTCTATCCTGAATCCATTCATTTATTGGCGGAAATGAATCGAATGGAAAACATGTTTAAAAAACAAAATATCAAACAATCGCTTTCTATCTCAATAATGCCTGATTTGCCAATAAAATTAAAAACATTGTTATTTGAGCAAATATATTTAATATATCCTTCCATCGATTTGCATGTCCATAATTTTGGAAAAAAAAGCGATTTGAGACTCATAATCAGAGAATTCAAACATGAAAATGAAATTTTTCTCCCTCTTTGGGAAGAAGATTATGTCTTATGCATGAATGCCAACCATCCCTTATCCCATATTGCGAATATAAGTCTGGAAGATTTGGATGGCCAAGAATTTATTGAATGCCCTCCTTGCGAAGCGCATCAACAAACTATCGGTTTGCTTTCCAATGCAAATAAAAAATTAAAAATAACAGGAAGCTCAGATAACAAATCTGAAGTATTGAGCTTAGTGGCATCCGGCTGGGGGATTTCATTTCTACCTGAACTTCTAGTTTCCAATATCCAAAATGTCATTAGCAAAAAAGTCAAAGGACCTCGAATGTTCAGGTCTATCGGCTTGTCATATTCCAACGAATCACTCAAAAATTCCGCCGTGAGAAAAATAATTGAACTAATAAGCAAATAA
- a CDS encoding ABC transporter ATP-binding protein yields the protein MSSKNKNYAIVQRFLKLLEPHHQEIRYIYVYAIFSGLVSLSLPIGVQSIVNFIQSGQVTTSWVVLVAFVIFGIAAIGILQIYQLRLTERISQKIFVRSSFDFAFRLPKIKQKLADSNYLPELANRFFDTMTLQKGLSKILIDFSSALLQVLFGLILLAFYHPFFLVFSLLLFAFAVVVYKFTAKRGFEFSKKASKHKYQMAHWLQEVARSSETFKNSTDSEYVIHRADEYASKYVKARESHFDILVKQFGMMVVFKIIITSLLLIIGGYMVINQMMNIGQFIASEIVIVMMMGSVEKLIMSLETLYDMMTGLAKISHVTDMDLDDDDSLAAGIDEGVDFKLELNNATIMDSRKGEILFKDLNLIVGNKERLFLEKYNATEKNVLGKVFMGYEELVRGFMLVKGRPVVSEDFRLRIKSFSEEDKLFEGSFVDNISMGAEDVDLRRLGEILELVALESFVKTLDKGLDTIICCGGCRLHSVTKEKILLARLIYAQPELIVVNRSMRSFKQEERESIMDYFVSSERPWSLVLLRDCKMWRNSLEGKNKETLTT from the coding sequence ATGAGCAGCAAGAATAAGAATTATGCGATAGTTCAAAGATTCTTAAAACTACTAGAACCGCATCATCAAGAAATCAGATATATTTATGTATATGCTATTTTCAGTGGCCTAGTGAGTTTATCTCTGCCTATAGGTGTTCAGTCAATTGTGAACTTTATCCAAAGTGGGCAAGTGACAACTTCTTGGGTTGTGTTGGTGGCATTTGTAATCTTCGGTATAGCGGCTATCGGCATATTGCAGATATATCAATTAAGACTGACTGAAAGAATTAGCCAAAAGATCTTTGTCAGATCATCATTTGATTTCGCTTTTAGACTTCCTAAAATCAAGCAAAAGCTGGCGGATAGCAATTATTTGCCGGAATTAGCGAATAGGTTTTTTGACACTATGACGCTCCAAAAAGGCTTGTCGAAAATACTTATTGATTTTAGCAGCGCTTTGCTTCAAGTATTGTTTGGATTGATACTTTTAGCATTTTATCATCCGTTTTTTCTCGTTTTCTCATTATTGTTGTTTGCTTTTGCAGTAGTTGTCTACAAATTTACTGCCAAAAGAGGTTTTGAATTCAGTAAAAAAGCTTCCAAGCACAAATACCAGATGGCTCATTGGTTGCAAGAGGTTGCCCGTTCGAGCGAGACGTTCAAGAATTCAACAGATTCTGAATATGTGATACACAGAGCGGATGAGTACGCAAGCAAATATGTGAAGGCCCGTGAAAGTCACTTTGATATTCTTGTTAAGCAGTTTGGGATGATGGTGGTCTTTAAAATTATCATTACTTCGCTTTTATTGATTATCGGTGGATATATGGTGATCAATCAAATGATGAATATCGGACAGTTTATCGCCAGTGAGATTGTTATTGTAATGATGATGGGATCTGTGGAGAAACTCATTATGAGTCTTGAAACGCTATATGATATGATGACCGGATTGGCTAAAATTTCTCATGTTACTGATATGGATCTTGATGATGACGACTCTCTTGCTGCCGGAATCGACGAAGGAGTTGATTTTAAGTTAGAACTGAATAATGCTACCATCATGGACAGCAGAAAAGGGGAAATTCTTTTTAAGGATTTGAACTTGATTGTAGGCAACAAGGAAAGATTATTTCTTGAGAAATATAACGCTACAGAGAAAAATGTGCTGGGCAAAGTATTTATGGGGTATGAAGAGCTTGTAAGAGGCTTCATGTTGGTAAAAGGCAGGCCAGTGGTAAGCGAAGATTTTAGATTGAGAATCAAGTCATTTTCTGAGGAAGACAAGCTTTTCGAGGGATCTTTTGTCGATAATATATCTATGGGAGCAGAGGATGTCGACTTGAGAAGATTAGGTGAAATCTTGGAGTTAGTGGCTTTAGAGTCATTTGTAAAGACTTTGGATAAAGGATTGGATACGATAATTTGTTGCGGTGGGTGCAGACTCCATTCGGTGACAAAGGAAAAAATATTGCTAGCAAGATTGATTTATGCGCAACCGGAATTGATTGTTGTCAACAGATCAATGCGTTCGTTCAAACAAGAGGAACGCGAATCTATTATGGATTACTTTGTTTCTAGTGAAAGACCTTGGTCTTTGGTGCTTTTGAGAGACTGCAAGATGTGGAGAAACTCTTTGGAAGGCAAGAATAAAGAAACTTTAACGACTTAA
- a CDS encoding RNA polymerase sigma factor — translation MIKREGKKINDQQLVKSYIKGNEAAFGLLYEKYSKRVFMKILNVVKDSEVAEDLAQETFVKVSDTLNSGNYNEEGKFQPWLMRIAHNKAIDWYRKYSKYTMVTDDENPNLFKSDQFVVNNAEDTKVQEELVSKLLDLIEGLPETQKEVLKMRSFMGMSFQEIADETGVSINTALGRMRYAIINLRKNMDQSDAMAMAYVA, via the coding sequence ATGATAAAAAGAGAAGGAAAAAAAATCAATGACCAACAGTTGGTTAAAAGTTATATCAAAGGTAACGAAGCCGCTTTTGGTTTATTGTATGAAAAGTACAGCAAGAGAGTTTTCATGAAGATACTTAATGTAGTAAAGGATTCCGAAGTAGCCGAGGATTTGGCCCAAGAGACTTTTGTTAAAGTATCCGACACCTTGAATTCCGGCAATTACAATGAGGAAGGAAAGTTTCAGCCATGGCTTATGAGAATTGCTCATAATAAAGCTATCGACTGGTACAGAAAATACAGCAAGTATACTATGGTGACTGATGACGAAAACCCTAACTTGTTCAAAAGCGATCAGTTTGTTGTCAACAACGCTGAGGATACAAAAGTTCAGGAAGAGCTAGTTAGCAAGCTTTTGGATTTGATTGAAGGTCTGCCAGAGACTCAAAAAGAAGTCTTGAAAATGCGTAGCTTTATGGGTATGAGTTTTCAGGAAATCGCCGATGAAACAGGTGTTAGCATCAACACTGCTCTTGGCAGAATGAGATATGCGATCATTAACCTAAGAAAAAACATGGACCAGTCAGATGCGATGGCTATGGCTTATGTAGCTTAG
- a CDS encoding SDR family oxidoreductase gives MKPLVVITGASSGIGEELAKHFSEAGHALLLIARRLEKLEALNLPNTMCKRVDVTDYAEFEAAVKEAEEKYGPVDCLINNAGLMQLGQFADQDPKEWINMYDVNVKGLMYGMKTVVNGMMDRKHGTIFNISSVAGKKMFPNHSVYCGTKFAVHAMSEAVREEVSSHNIRVITIAPGAVETELLGHTTDDEIISGYEDWKKAIGGALKPEDVANSIMFAYNQPQNVCLREIVLTATGQQA, from the coding sequence ATGAAACCATTAGTTGTAATTACAGGGGCGAGTTCAGGTATAGGAGAAGAACTAGCAAAGCATTTTTCTGAGGCAGGCCATGCTCTACTTCTTATAGCAAGAAGATTAGAAAAACTTGAAGCTTTGAATTTGCCCAATACAATGTGCAAGCGAGTTGATGTAACAGATTATGCGGAATTCGAGGCTGCTGTTAAAGAGGCTGAGGAAAAGTACGGACCTGTTGATTGTTTGATTAACAATGCAGGTTTGATGCAATTGGGGCAATTTGCTGATCAAGATCCTAAGGAGTGGATTAATATGTATGATGTAAATGTGAAAGGCTTGATGTATGGAATGAAAACAGTTGTTAATGGAATGATGGATAGAAAACATGGAACAATATTCAATATCAGCTCAGTTGCTGGGAAGAAGATGTTTCCCAATCATTCTGTTTACTGCGGGACAAAATTTGCGGTGCATGCCATGAGTGAAGCTGTGAGGGAGGAAGTATCATCGCATAATATAAGAGTGATAACTATTGCTCCGGGAGCTGTTGAAACGGAATTGTTGGGGCATACTACAGATGATGAGATAATCTCAGGCTATGAGGACTGGAAAAAGGCGATCGGAGGCGCGCTCAAGCCTGAGGATGTTGCCAATTCAATCATGTTTGCATATAATCAGCCGCAAAATGTTTGTCTGAGAGAAATAGTCCTTACAGCTACAGGACAACAAGCATAG
- a CDS encoding HlyD family secretion protein yields MLNISNNSDSNKINKNDYQSLRYFEEKKIKGNIVYKIFFILALVLVVLILPWTQNIPSLGTVTTLRPEQKPQKVHSVIGGQIEKWYVLEGDYVQKGDTILHISETKSEYFDPELVDRTWDQIQSVEQSVGSYEDKVNALDLQIEALRENKRQKLLQGKNKVEQLNLKIKSDSLDLEAKSLNRNIAQQQYERTSKLHADGLKSLTDLESKRQSMQKSKTEEIASANKLLSSRNELINAEIELNAIESSFKNSIAKAESDKYTAQSNMFDAEIKLSKMKGQHVNYKLRNDLYYVTSPQSGHITKILPSGIGETVKEGESIATIMPEDFQLAIEMFVKPMDLPLLAKGQTVRIRFDGWPAIFFSGWPNTSYGTYGGRIFAIDNFISANGKYRVLVSPDVNDKEWPDALKVGTGTHNIVLLNDVKIWYELWRLSNGFPADYYQPATSTTDGKSK; encoded by the coding sequence ATGTTGAATATATCAAATAATTCAGATTCAAATAAAATCAATAAAAATGACTATCAGTCATTGAGATATTTTGAAGAGAAAAAAATAAAAGGAAATATAGTTTATAAGATTTTTTTTATTTTAGCACTAGTGCTAGTGGTACTTATTTTGCCATGGACTCAGAATATTCCTTCATTGGGCACGGTTACGACCCTAAGGCCTGAGCAAAAACCTCAAAAGGTGCATAGTGTCATAGGAGGTCAGATAGAGAAATGGTATGTGCTAGAGGGAGATTATGTGCAAAAGGGCGATACTATCCTTCATATTTCAGAGACTAAATCGGAATACTTTGATCCTGAATTGGTGGATAGAACTTGGGATCAGATTCAGTCTGTTGAACAATCCGTGGGTTCTTATGAAGACAAAGTGAATGCTTTAGATTTGCAAATTGAAGCTTTGAGAGAAAATAAAAGACAAAAGTTATTGCAAGGAAAAAATAAGGTTGAACAGCTTAATTTAAAAATCAAAAGCGACAGCTTGGATTTGGAAGCGAAATCGTTGAATAGAAATATAGCGCAACAGCAATATGAGCGTACCTCAAAATTGCATGCTGATGGATTGAAGTCATTGACGGATTTGGAAAGCAAAAGACAGTCCATGCAGAAAAGCAAAACTGAGGAAATTGCTTCAGCGAATAAATTGCTTTCAAGCAGAAATGAGCTTATAAATGCTGAAATTGAGTTGAACGCGATAGAATCCAGTTTTAAGAATAGCATAGCCAAAGCTGAGTCTGACAAGTACACGGCCCAATCGAATATGTTTGACGCTGAGATCAAACTTTCTAAAATGAAAGGACAGCACGTAAATTACAAGTTGAGAAATGACTTGTACTATGTTACGTCACCTCAAAGCGGTCATATTACCAAAATTTTGCCTTCGGGTATAGGCGAGACAGTGAAAGAAGGCGAGTCAATAGCCACGATTATGCCGGAGGATTTCCAATTAGCGATAGAAATGTTTGTCAAGCCAATGGATTTGCCATTGCTAGCTAAGGGACAAACAGTAAGAATTAGGTTTGACGGCTGGCCGGCAATCTTCTTCTCAGGATGGCCGAACACATCTTATGGAACCTATGGAGGTAGGATTTTCGCTATAGACAACTTTATAAGTGCTAATGGAAAATATAGAGTTCTTGTATCTCCTGATGTGAATGATAAAGAATGGCCTGACGCTTTGAAAGTGGGTACGGGTACGCACAATATTGTATTGTTGAATGATGTGAAGATCTGGTATGAGCTGTGGCGTTTGAGCAACGGTTTCCCTGCGGATTATTATCAGCCTGCTACTTCTACGACGGATGGAAAGTCGAAGTAA